GGGATCGCGGCGGCGTCCGCGCCGAGCGCGCTGGCGACGAACAGCTGCTCGAACGCGGGCATCGCGTCACGGGCAAGCGTGCCGAGCACGTCGGGGTTCACCGGAACCTCACGCCAGCCGAGGACCGTGAGGTTCTCCTCCTCCGCGATGCGTTCGATGCCGGCCTTCACGGTGGCCCGCGCGTCGGCGTCGGTCGGCAGGAACAGGATTCCGGCGGCGTACCGGCCCATCGCCGGCAGCGTGAAGTCGAGCACGGCGCGGAAGAACGCGTCGGGCATCTGGCTCAGGATGCCGGCGCCGTCGCCGGTTCCCGCGTCGGAGCCGACCGCGCCGCGGTGCTCCAGGTTGCGCAGCGCACCGAGGGCGGTGTCGATGATGTCGTGCCCGGCGGTGCCGCGGAGCGTGGCGACCATGGCCAGGCCGCAGGCGTCCTTCTCGAACCGGGGGTTGTACAGGCCAGTCGCCTCCGGCGCGGTGCTGAACGGCGCGCTCCGGGTGGGCGCGCTGGACGGCGCGGTGCTGACACGGTCAAAAGGTGGCGTGGATGCCATCTGGATCCGTCCTCACGAGTTGAAGCTGTAGGGACGTCGCTGGCCCTCGTTGACGAAGAAGCGCGCCTCTATCGAAGTGCTGCGCTGGTGCGGTGTTCCTGGTGAGAATCGCCGACGGACATCAGGAGCGGGAAGCCCCACTTGTGGCGGGCGTGCTCTCGCTGTTGTCGTGAGACGAATCAACGGCGTCATCGCCCGACTCGTCGTGATCAGAATAGATCGCGTCAGAGTTTACAACACCGCTGGCGGCCGGAATCCACTCCCGACCGGGCATGTACGGGCCGGGTTCCGCACCGGGGTGCCGGCGACGCTGCACCAGGATGATGACCACGCCGAGGACCACCGCGAACACGGCGGCCCAGACGTTGGTGCGCAGGCCGAAGAAGACCTCGCTCGGGTCGATGCGGATCGACTCGAAGACGATGCGGCCGAGGCCGTACCAGATCAGGTAGACGCCGAGGACCTTGCCCCACTGCAGCCGGAACCGGCGCTCGAGGAACAGGATGGCGGCGACGCCGATGACGTTCCAGATCACCTCGTAGAGGAAGGTGGGGTGGAACAGGGTGTCTTCCGGCAGTCCGATCGGGAACGCCGGGTTGTTTGCGTCGATCTCGAGGCCCCACGGCAGGTCGGTGGGCAGGCCGAACAGTTCCTGGTTGAACCAGTTGCCGAACCGGCCGAACGCCTGCGCCAGCAGGATGGCGGGTGCCACGGCGTCGGCGAAGGTCCAGAACCGGATTCCGGTGAAGCGGCAGCCGATCCATGCGC
This Salinibacterium sp. ZJ450 DNA region includes the following protein-coding sequences:
- the lgt gene encoding prolipoprotein diacylglyceryl transferase, coding for MIAPLSIPSPDESWRVFNLGEWLRDIGLTWFAFDINIHAYALCILLGIIVAGIMTNYRLTRRGAEPGIMLDIVIWAIPLGIIGARIFHVITHPDDYFAGQDIMRIFYVWEGGIAIFGALIGGAVGAWIGCRFTGIRFWTFADAVAPAILLAQAFGRFGNWFNQELFGLPTDLPWGLEIDANNPAFPIGLPEDTLFHPTFLYEVIWNVIGVAAILFLERRFRLQWGKVLGVYLIWYGLGRIVFESIRIDPSEVFFGLRTNVWAAVFAVVLGVVIILVQRRRHPGAEPGPYMPGREWIPAASGVVNSDAIYSDHDESGDDAVDSSHDNSESTPATSGASRS